In one window of Trachemys scripta elegans isolate TJP31775 chromosome 5, CAS_Tse_1.0, whole genome shotgun sequence DNA:
- the EXOSC9 gene encoding exosome complex component RRP45: MKETPLSNCERRFLLRAIEERKRLDGRQSYDYRNVRISFGADYGCCIVELGRTRVLGQVSCELVSPKLNRATEGILFFNLELSPMAAPAFEPGRQSELLVKLNRLLERCLRNSKCIDTESLCVVAGVKVWQIRVDLHLLNHDGNIIDAASIAAIVALCHFRRPDVSVQGEEVTLYTPEERDPVPLSIHHMPICVSFAFFQQGTYLLVDPSEREERVMDGLLVIAMNKHREICTIQSSGGIMLLKDQVLRCSKITGVKVAEITELIQKALENDRKVRKEGGKFGFAESIPNQKISAFKMERAPVDTNDVEEQAEEIITKADPPSDVFAKPILRMPGTAQIGEGLENSWGDLEESEREEEEEGNSDDATTSEGQKMETEEINVVSKTKKEDNTIVLSDSEEEEVVILEPEERPKKTRTHTSAQQENSSSKKAFNKKRKKKRATH; this comes from the exons ATGAAGGAGACGCCGCTGTCCAACTGCGAGCGGCGCTTTCTGCTGCGCGCCATCGAGGAGAGAAAG CGCTTGGACGGGCGGCAGAGCTACGACTACAGGAACGTGCGAATCTCCTTCGGTGCCGACTACGGCTGCTGCATCGTGGAGCTGGGGAGGACCAG AGTCCTTGGACAGGTTTCATGTGAACTTGTTTCCCCAAAGCTAAATCGAGCTACAGAGGGTATACTTTTCTTTAATCTTGAGCTCTCCCCAATGGCTGCACCAGCTTTTGAGCCTGGCAG GCAATCTGAGCTTTTGGTGAAACTGAATCGACTACTAGAAAGATGTCTAAGAAACTCAAAATGTATAGACACTGAATCTCTCTGTGTTGTTGCTGGTGTAAAG GTGTGGCAAATTCGTGTGGACCTGCATTTGTTGAATCATGACGGAAACATTATTGATGCTGCAAGTATAGCAGCAATAGTGGCTTTGTGTCACTTCCGTAGGCCAGATGTATCTGTGCAAGGAGAGGAAGTAACTTTG tacACCCCTGAGGAACGTGATCCTGTCCCTTTGAGTATCCATCACATGCCTATCTGTGTCAGTTTTGCCTTCTTCCAGCAAGG GACCTATTTGTTGGTGGATCCCAGTGAACGAGAGGAACGTGTAATGGATGGCCTCCTAGTGATTGCCATGAATAAACATCGTGAGATTTGTACTATCCAGTCCAGTGGAGGGATTATGCTGTTAAAAGATCAG GTTCTGAGATGCAGTAAAATAACTGGTGTTAAAGTAGCAGAGATCACAGAGCTAATTCAAAAGGCTTTGGAGAATGACCGGAAAGTTAG aAAAGAAGGTGGAAAGTTTGGCTTTGCAGAGTCTATACCAAATCAAAAGATCTCTGCCTTTAAAATGGAAAGAGCTCCTGTTGATACTAATGATGTGGAAGAGCAAGCTGAAGAAATCATCACCAAGGCTGACCCTCCTTCAGATGT TTTTGCCAAACCAATACTACGGATGCCTGGGACGGCCCAAATTGGGGAGGGACTAGAGAACTCCTGGGGAGACCTTGAAGAAtctgagagagaggaggaagaagaaggtaACAGTGATGATGCTACCACCTCAGAAGGTCAGAAAATGGAAACGGAAGAGATAAATGTTGTGAGCAAAACTAAGAAGG AGGACAACACAATTGTACTGTCTGACAGCGAAGAGGAGGAAGTTGTCATTCTGGAACCAGAGGAGAGACCGAAGAAAACACG AACTCACACCAGTGCCCAACAGGAAAATTCTTCAAGTAAGAAAGCAtttaacaaaaagagaaaaaagaagagagcTACTCATTAG